The DNA region TGCACGGGCTTGAAACAAGCGAAATGCCGGGTGCGGTTCTGGAGGAGTGCCGCCGGGTGTTGGGGCCGGGCGGCAAAGTGTTGTTTATAGTGCCCAACCGGGCGGGGCTTTGGAGCCGGAACGATGCCACGCCGTTTGGATATGGCCGACCCTATTCGCTTGGCCAGCTTGATGCGCAGCTCAAACAGCACGGATTTCTGACCGAAGAGCAGCGCACGACCTTGTTTCAACCCCCGAGTGCGCGGCGCTTCTGGCGCAAGACGGCGGGGTTCTGGGAGCGCATGGGGCGCACCATTCCGGTGATCGCGACGGGTGGGGTCTTGATGGTGGAGGCCAGCAAACGGGTGCCTGCTCCTACCGGAGGTTTGGGTGTGCGGGTGCGCAAGCCGATCTCGATCCTGTCGCCCAAGCCCAAACCGACCCCGGC from Rhodobacteraceae bacterium LMO-JJ12 includes:
- a CDS encoding class I SAM-dependent methyltransferase, whose product is MHLDVQDLRNFYYRSTMGRAAQKVIRDEMLAMWPEAHGQTVVGFGFAVPLLRPYLADARRVIALMPGPQGVMPWPAGAPNVSVLSDETMWPIETGRVDKLVVLHGLETSEMPGAVLEECRRVLGPGGKVLFIVPNRAGLWSRNDATPFGYGRPYSLGQLDAQLKQHGFLTEEQRTTLFQPPSARRFWRKTAGFWERMGRTIPVIATGGVLMVEASKRVPAPTGGLGVRVRKPISILSPKPKPTPA